One segment of Nostoc piscinale CENA21 DNA contains the following:
- a CDS encoding DUF6658 family protein, with the protein MKNLTALLKNFKLRQVITVFLAVMILIVSTACSSGDVTGANPQNPAVQAGGANNPYKNGGDKYTRNLSNNAYLPSSSLIATNPESEILYPGAETPQGRVEKEKELPVITKENFQKPEPGNLIQNEPDLGSRVQDRLETVKEQFQDASSFVKEKADEASARPELQKNPAVGR; encoded by the coding sequence ATGAAAAATTTAACGGCGTTATTAAAAAACTTCAAACTACGCCAAGTTATCACAGTATTTTTGGCAGTTATGATTTTGATAGTCAGCACTGCTTGTAGTAGTGGAGATGTGACAGGGGCAAATCCCCAAAATCCTGCTGTACAAGCTGGTGGTGCAAACAATCCCTATAAGAATGGTGGAGATAAATATACTAGAAATTTAAGCAATAACGCTTATTTACCTTCTAGTTCATTAATTGCTACAAATCCAGAGTCAGAAATCCTTTATCCTGGTGCAGAAACTCCTCAAGGCAGAGTCGAGAAAGAAAAAGAATTACCAGTAATTACAAAAGAAAACTTTCAAAAACCTGAGCCTGGAAATTTAATTCAAAATGAACCAGATTTAGGAAGTCGAGTGCAAGATAGGCTGGAGACTGTAAAAGAACAATTCCAAGATGCCAGCAGCTTTGTCAAAGAAAAAGCTGATGAAGCAAGTGCTAGACCAGAGTTACAAAAAAATCCGGCAGTAGGCAGATAG